From Mucilaginibacter rubeus, a single genomic window includes:
- a CDS encoding glycerophosphodiester phosphodiesterase family protein yields the protein MRFQLLTILGLLWLLPGDGWQPNPAPVSKHKFIVAAHRGDHVIYPENTIEAYKEAIKNEADYVEIDLRTTKDGELVSMHDGSINRMTDGKGQLKDFTLAELLQLKVKSKDTTSKEVYRIPTFKQILQVCKKRIGIYLDFKAADPGQAYQMIKEYGMEKQILVYINSASQFTGWRKVAPKMPLMLSLPDSVKNTASMKNFIDQYHPDILDGSYNQYTTDMVALAGEYHISVWPDIQSAGEGTADWNKALAAGLKGLQTDHPAALVKFLKEKGLR from the coding sequence ATGCGTTTTCAACTATTAACAATTTTAGGTTTACTATGGCTGCTTCCCGGCGATGGATGGCAGCCCAACCCTGCTCCTGTTTCGAAGCATAAATTTATTGTTGCCGCCCATCGCGGCGATCATGTCATTTATCCTGAAAATACTATAGAGGCATACAAAGAGGCGATAAAAAATGAAGCCGATTATGTGGAGATAGACCTGCGTACCACAAAAGATGGCGAGCTGGTTAGCATGCACGACGGCAGCATTAACCGCATGACAGATGGTAAAGGTCAGCTGAAGGATTTTACACTTGCCGAGCTATTGCAGTTGAAAGTAAAGAGTAAGGATACAACGAGTAAAGAAGTATACCGGATTCCAACCTTTAAGCAGATCCTGCAGGTGTGCAAAAAACGGATAGGTATCTATCTTGATTTCAAAGCTGCCGATCCTGGACAGGCCTATCAGATGATCAAAGAATACGGCATGGAAAAGCAGATCCTGGTTTATATCAACAGCGCTTCCCAATTTACAGGCTGGCGTAAAGTTGCTCCTAAAATGCCGCTGATGTTAAGCCTGCCGGATAGTGTTAAAAACACCGCAAGTATGAAAAACTTTATTGATCAATATCATCCTGATATTCTTGACGGGTCTTATAACCAATATACCACTGATATGGTAGCCTTGGCTGGGGAATACCACATCTCTGTTTGGCCCGATATCCAAAGTGCGGGCGAAGGTACGGCGGATTGGAACAAAGCCCTTGCCGCAGGTTTGAAAGGTTTACAAACAGATCATCCGGCAGCGTTAGTGAAATTTTTGAAGGAAAAGGGGTTGAGGTAA
- a CDS encoding class I SAM-dependent methyltransferase yields the protein MIQLLTPTHWKDYELIDCGDFEKLERFGNTILIRPEPQAVWNKTLPASEWQRLHHIKFKGRSATTGEWLKKDQKTPDRWHIEYKNKEAAIKFRLGLTSFKHVGIFPEQAVNWDYISQNVKRFKTPEPKVLNLFAYTGGASLIARAAGADTTHVDSIKQVVTWANENQEISGLKDIRWVVEDALKFVKRELKRGKKYNGIILDPPAYGNGPNGEKWKLEDNITEMMRDVTQLLDPEEHFLILNTYSLGFSSVIVENLIKSSFPQVQNLEIGELYLQATAGPKLPLGVFGKFHKIKSN from the coding sequence ATGATCCAACTACTTACCCCAACGCACTGGAAAGATTACGAACTGATTGATTGCGGCGATTTTGAAAAGCTGGAACGCTTTGGGAACACCATATTGATCCGCCCGGAACCACAGGCGGTTTGGAACAAAACCCTGCCCGCTTCTGAATGGCAGCGCTTACACCATATTAAATTTAAAGGCCGTTCGGCAACTACCGGCGAATGGTTGAAAAAGGATCAAAAAACTCCTGACCGCTGGCATATCGAATACAAAAATAAAGAAGCTGCCATTAAATTCAGGCTGGGCCTTACCTCGTTTAAGCATGTGGGGATCTTCCCCGAACAGGCTGTAAACTGGGATTATATCAGCCAAAATGTAAAACGCTTTAAAACACCCGAGCCCAAAGTACTTAACCTGTTTGCCTATACTGGCGGTGCTTCCTTAATTGCAAGGGCGGCGGGTGCCGATACCACCCACGTTGATTCGATAAAACAAGTGGTAACCTGGGCCAATGAAAACCAGGAAATCTCAGGACTTAAAGATATACGCTGGGTAGTTGAAGATGCTTTGAAGTTTGTTAAACGCGAATTAAAACGCGGTAAAAAATATAACGGCATCATCCTTGATCCACCGGCTTATGGTAATGGGCCTAACGGCGAAAAATGGAAACTGGAAGATAACATCACGGAAATGATGCGTGATGTAACCCAACTGCTCGACCCTGAAGAGCACTTCCTGATCCTGAATACTTACTCCCTTGGCTTCTCATCTGTAATTGTTGAAAACCTCATTAAAAGTTCGTTTCCGCAGGTGCAAAACCTCGAAATTGGTGAACTTTACCTGCAGGCCACAGCCGGACCAAAGCTACCTTTAGGGGTTTTTGGAAAGTTTCATAAAATTAAAAGTAATTAA
- a CDS encoding SusD/RagB family nutrient-binding outer membrane lipoprotein has product MKKILKALVLPALVLATTTGCKKSFEDLTKNTNVPSTVPASLLFNGILNKMADLPQSSNEIYGQYYLYNYDYYGNNRYDGFANGGDNYYNALKNVLVMEQRASATGGAAVNPYEAVGKFFRAYFFSKMSLEEGDIPMTDALKGLDNLTPKYDAQKDVMVQCLAWLESANADMSALIANPSSGGTGVGAALSNDIYLGNDLARWQKVVNTFRVRLLIELSKKTADIDVKAQFANIIGNPTKYPLMGSNDDNLQYTFVAPSNYYPQNPDNFGQNGSRQNTSATYIGLLTQLQDPRVFVTAEPARYNVDDLKQSPTAFSSFIGADPGLDLGVMYNNATLQKYSFLNRKRYYSTYTGEPSIQIGYPELMFNIAEGLNLGWASGNAETYYTKGIQASFQAYSIPVGKAAFTAYFYKPTGSDASPSKPTNYETYTINVDWDAYYAQAGVKYATGATGLTQILQQKYLAMFRHSGLEAYFNYRRTGVPTFTTGPGTGNSSRIPKRFEYPQSERTVNATNYNAALTAQFGGSDDINGVMWLLK; this is encoded by the coding sequence ATGAAAAAGATATTAAAAGCTCTTGTATTACCCGCACTTGTACTTGCAACCACTACCGGCTGTAAGAAAAGTTTCGAGGATCTTACAAAAAACACAAACGTACCAAGTACAGTACCGGCTTCGCTGTTATTCAATGGTATATTAAACAAGATGGCCGACCTGCCGCAGTCAAGCAATGAGATCTACGGTCAGTATTACCTTTATAACTATGACTATTATGGCAATAACCGTTATGATGGTTTTGCCAATGGTGGCGACAATTATTACAACGCGTTAAAAAACGTGTTGGTAATGGAGCAACGTGCCTCGGCAACCGGCGGTGCAGCTGTAAACCCTTACGAAGCTGTAGGCAAATTTTTCAGGGCTTACTTCTTCAGTAAAATGAGCCTGGAAGAAGGTGATATCCCAATGACCGATGCATTGAAAGGTTTGGATAACCTTACTCCAAAATATGATGCGCAAAAAGATGTTATGGTACAGTGTTTAGCATGGCTTGAGTCAGCCAACGCCGATATGAGCGCTTTGATCGCTAACCCATCATCTGGTGGTACCGGTGTTGGTGCAGCGTTATCAAATGATATTTATTTAGGTAATGACCTTGCAAGATGGCAAAAAGTGGTAAATACCTTTAGGGTAAGGTTGCTTATTGAGCTAAGCAAAAAAACAGCTGATATTGATGTTAAAGCTCAGTTTGCCAACATCATCGGTAACCCAACCAAATATCCTTTGATGGGTAGCAATGATGATAACCTGCAATATACTTTTGTTGCCCCAAGTAACTATTATCCTCAAAACCCTGATAACTTTGGTCAGAACGGTTCAAGGCAAAATACTTCAGCAACATATATTGGTTTACTTACTCAATTGCAAGATCCACGTGTATTTGTAACTGCTGAGCCTGCACGTTATAATGTTGATGACCTTAAACAAAGCCCAACAGCATTTTCTTCGTTCATTGGTGCCGATCCGGGCTTAGACCTTGGTGTGATGTACAATAACGCTACCCTGCAGAAATACTCATTCCTGAACAGGAAACGTTACTACTCAACCTATACCGGTGAGCCAAGCATCCAGATTGGTTATCCTGAGTTAATGTTTAACATTGCCGAAGGCTTAAACCTCGGTTGGGCAAGCGGTAATGCCGAAACCTATTATACTAAAGGTATCCAGGCTTCATTCCAGGCATATTCTATCCCAGTTGGTAAAGCGGCATTTACTGCTTATTTCTACAAACCAACCGGTTCTGATGCCAGCCCTTCAAAACCAACCAACTACGAAACTTACACTATTAATGTTGACTGGGATGCTTACTACGCTCAGGCTGGTGTGAAATATGCTACCGGTGCTACTGGTTTAACCCAGATCCTGCAACAAAAATATCTTGCTATGTTCCGTCACTCTGGTTTAGAGGCTTACTTCAACTACCGTCGTACCGGTGTGCCAACCTTTACTACTGGTCCGGGTACAGGTAATAGTAGCCGTATCCCTAAACGTTTTGAGTATCCTCAATCAGAGCGTACTGTTAATGCTACAAATTATAACGCTGCGTTAACCGCTCAATTTGGTGGCAGCGATGACATTAATGGTGTTATGTGGTTGCTTAAATAA
- a CDS encoding ABC transporter ATP-binding protein, translating to MIEIQDVYKTFGENEVLKGITATFQPGKNNLIIGGSGSGKTTLLKCIVGLHEPTKGEVIFDGENFTNMNFEQRVPIRTQIGMLFQNSALFDSMTVEQNIMFPLNLFTNQSKSEKQDRANFCLERVNLAGKNKLYPSELSGGMKKRVGIARAISMQPKYLFVDEPNSGLDPVTSILIDELISELTQEYSITTVVVTHDMNSVMGIGDHIIFLHQGKKWWEGSNKEIAKTDNKELNNFVFASPFMRAAKASL from the coding sequence ATGATCGAAATACAAGACGTATATAAAACCTTTGGTGAAAACGAAGTACTGAAGGGTATCACCGCAACTTTCCAGCCCGGAAAAAACAATCTGATCATCGGCGGTTCCGGTTCCGGTAAAACCACTTTACTTAAGTGTATAGTAGGCCTGCATGAACCAACTAAGGGAGAGGTGATTTTTGACGGTGAGAATTTCACCAACATGAACTTTGAGCAACGTGTACCTATCCGTACTCAAATAGGTATGCTGTTCCAAAACTCGGCACTTTTTGATTCCATGACAGTTGAGCAAAACATCATGTTTCCGCTTAACTTGTTTACAAACCAATCAAAATCCGAAAAGCAAGACCGTGCCAACTTTTGCCTGGAACGGGTTAACCTTGCAGGTAAAAATAAATTATACCCTTCCGAATTATCGGGCGGTATGAAAAAGCGTGTTGGCATTGCCCGCGCCATTTCCATGCAGCCTAAATATTTATTTGTTGATGAACCTAACTCAGGCCTCGACCCGGTAACGTCTATCCTGATAGATGAACTGATCTCCGAACTTACACAGGAATACAGCATTACAACCGTAGTAGTAACTCACGATATGAACTCGGTAATGGGTATTGGTGATCATATTATTTTCCTGCACCAGGGCAAAAAGTGGTGGGAAGGCTCAAATAAAGAAATAGCTAAAACCGATAACAAAGAGCTTAACAACTTTGTATTTGCCAGTCCGTTTATGCGGGCAGCGAAGGCCTCTTTGTAG
- a CDS encoding SDR family oxidoreductase has translation MKNVLITGSTKGMGRSIAIAFANEGLNVAICSRNEQELLTFKDELEQIDPGVKVFAMKADGSKKAELFRFAAAAEAEFGFIDVVVNNLGTYIHSSILDDKEDTLQIQMNTNLMPAYELYRYFGRTMANAGKGHFFNICSVAAINPVPQAGSYTVTKYALLGLTRVMRLEMQEHGVKVTAVIPGSTLTDSWKDAVVDKDTMVLPEDIASAIINIYRMSTGANVDEIIIKPAPGQL, from the coding sequence ATGAAAAACGTACTCATCACCGGTTCAACTAAAGGCATGGGCCGCTCAATCGCAATTGCTTTTGCTAATGAAGGATTAAACGTGGCAATTTGTTCGCGGAATGAGCAAGAATTATTAACTTTTAAAGATGAGTTGGAACAAATTGATCCGGGAGTGAAGGTTTTTGCTATGAAAGCCGATGGCAGCAAAAAGGCTGAATTGTTCAGATTTGCCGCCGCGGCCGAGGCTGAGTTCGGTTTTATTGACGTTGTAGTTAATAACCTGGGAACGTATATCCATTCAAGTATATTGGATGATAAAGAAGATACCCTCCAGATCCAAATGAATACCAACCTGATGCCGGCCTATGAGCTATACCGCTATTTTGGCAGAACCATGGCAAATGCAGGTAAAGGACACTTCTTTAATATATGTTCGGTAGCAGCTATAAATCCTGTTCCACAAGCGGGCAGTTATACTGTAACAAAATATGCGCTGTTAGGTCTAACAAGAGTAATGAGGCTCGAGATGCAGGAGCATGGTGTAAAAGTTACCGCCGTAATACCCGGATCAACGTTAACGGATTCATGGAAAGACGCGGTGGTGGATAAAGATACTATGGTGCTGCCCGAAGACATAGCATCGGCAATCATCAATATTTACAGGATGAGCACCGGAGCCAATGTTGACGAAATCATCATCAAACCTGCGCCGGGCCAGTTATGA
- a CDS encoding alkaline phosphatase family protein → MKKAILFTLFALCFSALYAQHKTQNVVIVTIDGLRWQEVFRGADSVIINSKDTQDKNAARKNFWVDASADRRKLLMPFFWSTLVEKGQLYGNRDLGSKDEVANPYHFSYPGYNEIFTGFPDKRMNTNDGIYNPNMNVLEFLNKQKGFENKVAAFASWERFSQILSPKRANILVNAGFMPLEVAGMNDRLKHLNELQLEAPRYISDSTRIDFLTFEFAKNYMMQYKPRALYLSFDEPDDLAHAGNYGFYLDRIKQEDGFIKQLWDYIQSEPAYKNKTTLIITCDHGRGDEPMKKWHDHGSDVVHSEQTWFAVIGPDTPASGEMKQGETTYHKQLAQTIANLLGFDFKAAAGHEVGDAIGSVTEKK, encoded by the coding sequence ATGAAAAAAGCTATCTTATTTACGTTATTCGCTTTGTGTTTTTCGGCATTATATGCACAGCACAAAACACAAAATGTAGTTATCGTTACTATCGACGGGCTACGTTGGCAGGAAGTTTTCCGTGGTGCCGATTCGGTTATTATCAATTCAAAAGATACTCAAGATAAAAACGCTGCCCGTAAAAATTTCTGGGTGGATGCATCTGCAGATCGTCGTAAACTGCTGATGCCTTTCTTTTGGAGCACTTTAGTTGAAAAAGGTCAGCTTTATGGCAACCGCGATTTAGGTAGTAAGGATGAAGTGGCCAATCCATATCATTTTTCATACCCGGGCTACAATGAAATATTTACCGGTTTTCCTGATAAAAGGATGAATACCAACGATGGGATCTATAACCCTAACATGAACGTACTTGAGTTTTTGAACAAGCAAAAAGGCTTTGAAAATAAGGTAGCCGCTTTTGCATCATGGGAGCGTTTTTCACAGATCCTGAGCCCTAAGCGCGCAAATATTTTGGTTAACGCTGGTTTTATGCCGCTGGAAGTTGCTGGTATGAACGATCGCCTGAAACACCTGAATGAGTTACAGTTGGAGGCACCGCGTTACATCAGCGATTCAACCCGTATCGATTTCCTGACGTTTGAGTTTGCCAAAAACTATATGATGCAGTACAAGCCACGTGCCCTGTACCTTTCATTTGATGAACCGGATGATTTGGCGCACGCAGGCAATTACGGATTTTACCTTGACCGTATTAAACAGGAAGATGGTTTTATAAAGCAACTTTGGGATTACATCCAATCGGAGCCTGCTTATAAAAATAAAACTACATTGATCATCACCTGCGACCACGGCAGGGGCGACGAGCCGATGAAAAAATGGCACGATCACGGATCGGACGTGGTACATTCAGAACAAACCTGGTTTGCCGTTATTGGTCCGGATACCCCGGCCTCTGGCGAAATGAAACAAGGTGAAACAACTTATCATAAACAATTGGCCCAAACTATAGCCAATTTATTAGGCTTTGACTTTAAGGCTGCTGCCGGTCATGAAGTGGGTGATGCTATTGGCAGTGTTACCGAAAAAAAATAA
- a CDS encoding metallophosphoesterase family protein, translating into MTSRREFFGTALTGVAALSLLPAVNSFAAENNRYSRATKAKLKLRFALASDIHYGQPETDFALHTGNMIKWLNEDHSKNHLDFVIVNGDLVHNRPDLLPEIKAKYLDKLNVPYHTIPGNHDFADASVWKNAFGYEDKYTVEFGDIAFVLAHTADTKGIYTCPNNAFLKASLDKFTDKKIVFVVLHIPPTQWVKNDVFVDCPETIQLLHAYPNVKAVFHGHDHLLDGVRYTDKLPHFFDSHIGGDWGTDYKGYRIVEVDEQNAIYTYQVNASQNPVLNSAKL; encoded by the coding sequence ATGACCTCGCGCCGCGAATTTTTTGGTACTGCCTTAACGGGTGTTGCCGCCTTAAGTCTTTTACCTGCCGTTAACAGTTTTGCTGCCGAAAATAACCGGTACAGCCGCGCTACCAAAGCCAAACTAAAATTAAGATTTGCTTTGGCATCTGATATCCATTACGGTCAGCCGGAAACTGATTTCGCCTTGCATACCGGCAACATGATTAAATGGCTTAACGAGGACCATAGCAAAAACCACCTGGATTTTGTGATTGTAAACGGCGACCTGGTGCACAACCGTCCGGATCTGCTCCCGGAGATCAAAGCCAAATACCTTGATAAACTGAACGTTCCTTACCATACTATCCCCGGTAATCATGACTTTGCCGATGCCTCAGTTTGGAAAAACGCTTTCGGCTACGAGGATAAATACACGGTAGAATTTGGTGATATCGCTTTTGTATTGGCCCACACAGCTGATACTAAGGGTATATATACCTGCCCCAATAATGCCTTCCTTAAAGCATCGTTAGATAAATTTACTGATAAGAAGATCGTTTTTGTTGTGCTGCACATTCCGCCTACCCAATGGGTTAAGAATGATGTATTTGTTGACTGCCCCGAAACTATCCAGTTGTTACACGCTTATCCTAACGTAAAAGCGGTATTTCACGGCCATGATCATCTGTTGGATGGTGTGCGATACACTGATAAATTGCCTCACTTTTTCGACTCGCACATTGGCGGCGATTGGGGTACTGATTATAAAGGTTATCGCATTGTTGAAGTGGATGAGCAAAATGCCATCTACACATATCAGGTAAACGCCAGCCAAAATCCGGTGCTTAACTCGGCTAAACTGTAG
- a CDS encoding PspC domain-containing protein yields MEKKLHRDEHRKVIGGVCAGLAEHFGTDVAVIRAIFLVTLILKGFSLPIYIVLWIVLPKKGYNFTPGVDYRVPPQDNPFMNDPKFGGQPFNPPPFVNPPKKQASTVGLIFGVAMILLGSVFLLNELDLMPDWDFENLWPVMLVGAGIALIVSGAKKQPWEKQNWHANEVTDAPEAEPTKDETETKDTPPTIE; encoded by the coding sequence ATGGAAAAGAAACTTCATCGCGATGAACACCGAAAGGTAATAGGCGGTGTTTGCGCGGGCCTTGCCGAGCATTTCGGCACGGACGTAGCAGTTATCAGGGCGATATTTTTAGTAACGCTTATTTTAAAAGGCTTTAGCTTACCTATATATATAGTATTGTGGATAGTGCTGCCAAAAAAAGGCTACAATTTTACGCCAGGTGTTGACTATAGGGTGCCACCACAGGATAATCCTTTTATGAATGATCCTAAATTTGGCGGCCAGCCTTTTAATCCTCCGCCATTTGTAAATCCGCCTAAAAAACAGGCTTCAACAGTGGGGTTGATATTTGGCGTGGCCATGATCCTTTTGGGTTCGGTGTTCCTGCTTAACGAGCTTGACCTGATGCCCGATTGGGATTTTGAAAACCTTTGGCCTGTAATGCTGGTGGGTGCCGGTATAGCACTCATTGTTTCCGGAGCAAAGAAACAGCCCTGGGAAAAACAAAACTGGCATGCTAATGAGGTAACTGATGCTCCAGAGGCAGAACCTACTAAAGACGAGACAGAAACTAAAGATACACCTCCAACTATAGAATAA
- a CDS encoding MlaE family ABC transporter permease yields the protein MFHSLGKYILLLRLSFRKPEKFSVYWAEIMREMVSVGIGSLGIVAIISLFIGAVATIQTAFQLISDFIPKTVVGGITRDSTILEFSPTISALVLAGRVGSAMASQIGTMRVTEQIDALEIMGVNAPGYLISPKIIAGVTMIPLLVIVSVGLGLTGGYIACWASNDVSTNDYLRGLTDGFNPVIATVCAVKAISFGFVITSICSYQGFYVNGGSLEVGQSATRGVVWSCIMILFCDLIISRLLL from the coding sequence ATGTTTCATAGCTTAGGAAAATATATACTCTTACTGCGTTTAAGTTTCAGGAAACCCGAAAAATTCAGTGTATACTGGGCCGAGATCATGCGTGAGATGGTTTCGGTGGGTATTGGCTCATTGGGCATTGTTGCTATCATTTCGCTTTTTATTGGCGCGGTAGCTACCATCCAGACCGCCTTCCAGCTTATCAGCGATTTCATCCCGAAAACAGTAGTAGGCGGCATTACCCGCGATTCAACCATACTGGAATTTAGTCCAACCATATCGGCACTGGTACTGGCCGGTCGTGTAGGTTCGGCCATGGCATCGCAAATTGGTACCATGCGCGTTACCGAACAGATAGACGCGCTGGAGATCATGGGCGTAAATGCGCCGGGATATTTGATATCACCAAAAATTATTGCAGGAGTTACCATGATCCCTTTGCTGGTTATCGTATCTGTAGGATTAGGGTTAACCGGTGGCTATATTGCCTGCTGGGCTTCAAATGATGTATCAACCAATGATTACCTCAGAGGGCTTACTGATGGATTTAACCCTGTAATCGCGACGGTTTGCGCCGTTAAAGCCATATCTTTTGGCTTTGTGATTACATCAATATGCTCGTACCAGGGTTTTTATGTTAACGGCGGATCACTTGAGGTTGGCCAATCAGCAACACGCGGGGTTGTGTGGAGCTGTATCATGATCCTATTCTGTGACCTTATCATTTCACGCCTGTTACTATGA
- a CDS encoding DUF4148 domain-containing protein — MKLKTLVLSATFMASAALLLNSCSQNGNSAKTDGKKTAAAVKGDSAQAEAADTLSVKKSTYPPIDKKLYDSLMKFNAHGDTTGRWPVKNTPYPIGGAILPFKRVVAYYGNLYSKRMGILGELPPNEMLAKLKGEVKHWEKADPKTPVQPALHYIAVVAQGDGGKDGKFRYRMPFKQIDSVLVLAKKAHAIVFLDVQVALSNIRAELPLLEKYLELPQVHFGMDPEFSMKDGTHPGKKIGTYDADDINYVSDYLAKIVKKNGLPPKILIVHRFTKKMVTNYKNIKLHPEIQLVMNMDGWGEPDLKTGTYRYFINQEPVQFTGFKLFYKNDIKKPPHHMLTPEEVLSRYKPYPIYIQYQ, encoded by the coding sequence ATGAAATTAAAAACGCTTGTACTATCCGCTACATTTATGGCGTCGGCAGCTTTGCTTTTAAACAGCTGCTCACAAAATGGCAACAGTGCCAAAACCGACGGTAAAAAAACCGCCGCTGCAGTTAAAGGTGATTCGGCCCAGGCTGAAGCAGCAGATACCTTGAGCGTTAAAAAGTCTACCTACCCTCCTATCGATAAAAAACTGTACGATTCGTTGATGAAATTCAACGCGCACGGTGATACTACCGGCAGGTGGCCTGTTAAAAATACGCCTTATCCAATTGGCGGCGCTATTTTGCCGTTTAAACGTGTGGTTGCTTATTACGGTAACTTATACTCAAAAAGAATGGGCATTTTGGGCGAATTGCCTCCAAACGAAATGCTTGCCAAATTAAAAGGCGAAGTAAAACACTGGGAGAAAGCCGATCCTAAAACTCCTGTTCAGCCTGCATTGCATTACATTGCGGTAGTTGCACAAGGCGATGGTGGTAAAGACGGCAAGTTCCGCTACCGTATGCCATTTAAGCAAATTGACAGTGTATTGGTGTTGGCTAAAAAAGCACATGCTATCGTTTTCTTAGATGTGCAGGTTGCTTTAAGCAACATCCGTGCTGAGTTGCCATTACTTGAAAAATACCTTGAATTGCCACAGGTACATTTTGGTATGGACCCAGAGTTTTCGATGAAAGACGGAACCCATCCGGGCAAAAAGATAGGTACTTATGATGCTGATGATATTAACTATGTATCAGATTACCTTGCCAAAATCGTTAAGAAAAACGGCTTACCGCCAAAAATCCTGATAGTGCACCGTTTTACTAAAAAAATGGTGACCAACTACAAGAACATCAAATTACACCCGGAAATTCAGTTGGTAATGAACATGGACGGCTGGGGCGAACCAGACCTGAAAACCGGTACTTACCGCTACTTCATTAACCAGGAGCCGGTGCAGTTTACAGGCTTTAAATTGTTCTACAAAAATGATATCAAAAAACCACCTCACCACATGTTAACCCCTGAGGAGGTTTTATCAAGGTACAAACCATACCCGATTTATATCCAGTATCAATAG
- a CDS encoding Gfo/Idh/MocA family protein — protein sequence MIKWGIIGCGRIAHRFMQGFVAVDGVELVASYSRRPETVDAFVAQYGGIACRSVEELLASDIDTVYIATLPDSHAAYSIAALKAGKHVLCEKPVTVNLTELDEVLAVAQQTGLLFMEGMKPPFYPLYSKLKEYLVNDPIGPVGYVRAGSAVADCPPDHPNYNLELVGGSLMGIAIYEAFLALDWLGPMQDIQTMGRFGETGIDMFAIFQTLHQNGYAQLYCGFDMHGKGDALIVGTLGHITIHKNWWNPAKATISYLDGRTVQLDEPFTAGGLNYEIIHFCELIKQGQTESLILPHELSRQMIAMIDQAREQIGLKYPVEK from the coding sequence ATGATAAAATGGGGCATTATTGGCTGCGGGCGTATAGCGCACAGGTTTATGCAGGGTTTTGTTGCTGTTGATGGTGTGGAACTTGTAGCATCATACTCTCGCAGGCCCGAAACCGTTGATGCCTTTGTTGCGCAATATGGTGGCATTGCTTGCCGAAGTGTTGAAGAATTACTTGCAAGCGATATCGATACTGTTTATATAGCTACCTTACCTGATAGTCATGCCGCTTACAGCATTGCAGCCCTTAAAGCAGGCAAGCACGTGCTTTGCGAAAAACCGGTTACCGTAAACCTTACCGAACTGGATGAGGTACTTGCCGTTGCCCAGCAAACAGGCCTGCTTTTTATGGAAGGTATGAAACCTCCATTTTACCCATTATATAGCAAACTGAAGGAATACCTGGTTAATGATCCCATCGGGCCAGTGGGATATGTTCGCGCAGGATCTGCCGTGGCCGATTGCCCGCCCGATCATCCAAATTATAACCTCGAACTTGTTGGCGGCAGCCTGATGGGAATTGCCATTTATGAAGCTTTTTTAGCGCTCGACTGGCTTGGCCCTATGCAGGATATTCAAACTATGGGCAGGTTTGGCGAAACAGGAATTGATATGTTTGCCATTTTCCAAACACTGCACCAAAATGGTTACGCGCAATTATATTGTGGCTTTGATATGCACGGCAAAGGCGATGCGCTTATAGTAGGTACATTAGGACATATTACCATTCATAAAAACTGGTGGAACCCGGCAAAGGCAACTATCAGCTACCTCGACGGCCGCACGGTACAGCTTGATGAACCATTCACAGCCGGAGGATTAAACTATGAGATCATCCATTTTTGCGAACTCATAAAACAAGGCCAAACCGAAAGCCTAATACTCCCGCATGAACTATCCCGGCAAATGATAGCGATGATAGATCAGGCCCGGGAACAAATAGGATTGAAATATCCGGTTGAGAAATAG